The proteins below are encoded in one region of Pelecanus crispus isolate bPelCri1 chromosome 4, bPelCri1.pri, whole genome shotgun sequence:
- the SH2D4A gene encoding SH2 domain-containing protein 4A: MLKQILSDMYIDPDLLAELNEEQKHILFFKMRQEQIRRWEEREAAADKASAKKPPPRKANGKSVTWKLGADNDVWVWVMGEHSSDKPYAVICEEIQAQRAKRLAREQGKEGRETDSSVTWSLHLQPGVLGETDLHGNKKSTVEEKKEGGRKTTAATTGKSQELTKRENRDIHQMLADCHMRKYGFQQMKEAQRRNSGEETTAPQEAIPQSRPSSESQRTLQKSDENEPEWQESLQKSKAADEKRRSLARQARDDYRRLSLQGIHRGKQADISKGATAGDRRPLQYPPLPPRPKLLPPAMASGRAIRKEGIQRTVSNSTEESIIKWFKEEQFPLRAGYQKTTDTIAPWFHGILTFKKAEELLNKTVPGSFLVRVSEKIKGYVLSYRSVEGCKHFLIDASTDSYSFLGVDQLQHSTLADLVDYHKDEPITSLGKELLLYPCGQEDQEPDYISLFE, encoded by the exons ATGCTGAAACAGATATTATCGGACATGTACATTGATCCTGACCTGCTCGCAGAACTCAACGAGGAGCAGAAGCATATCCTCTTCTTCAAGATGAGGCAGGAACAGATCAGACggtgggaggaaagagaagctgCTGCGGACAAGGCTTCAGCAAAGAAGCCACCGCCGAGAAAAG CCAACGGGAAGTCGGTGACATGGAAGCTCGGCGCTGACAATGATGTCTGGGTCTGGGTGATGGGCGAGCATTCTTCAGATAAACCATACGCGGTCATCTGTGAAGAGATCCAGGCACAAAGGGCAAAGCGGTTAGCAAGAGAGCAAGGCAAGGAGGGCAG AGAAACTGACTCTTCTGTAACATGGTCTCTGCATCTACAACCAGGAGTCCTGGGTGAGACAGATCTTCACGGGAATAAAAAAAGCACcgtggaggaaaagaaggaaggtgGGAGAAAAACTACTGCTGCTACAACAGGGAAAAGCCAGGAGCTCACAAAG AGGGAGAACAGAGACATTCACCAGATGCTGGCAGACTGCCACATGAGGAAATATGGTTTCCAACAG ATGAAGGAAGCACAGAGGAGAAATTCAGGAGAAGAGACCACAGCCCCCCAGGAGGCAATACCACAGAGCCGCCCCAGCTCAGAGAGCCAAAGGACACTGCAGAAATCGGATGAGAATGAGCCTGAATGGCAGGAATCCT TGCAGAAATCCAAGGCAGCAGATGAGAAGAGACGCTCCCTTGCACGGCAAGCCAGGGACGACTACAGGAGGCTTTCACTGCAGGGCATCCacagagggaagcaggcagaTATTTCCAAGGGTGCCACAGCAGGAGATCGGCGACCACTCCAATATCCGCCTCTCCCCCCCAGGCCTAAACTTCTACCTCCTGCGATGGCAAGTGGGAGAGCGATTAG GAAAGAGGGAATCCAGAGGACAGTGTCCAATTCCACTGAAGAAAGCATCATCAAGTGGTTCAAAGAGGAGCAATTCCCTCTCCGAGCAGGTTATCAGAAAACCACGGACACGATAGCGCCTTGGTTCCATG GTATCCTAACCTTTaagaaagcagaggagcttCTGAATAAAACAGTACCGGGGAGTTTTCTGGTCCGGGTCAGTGAGAAAATCAAAGGCTACGTGCTCTCCTATCGGTCTGTGGAAGGATGTAAACACTTCCTCATTGATGCTTCCACTGATTCCTACAGCTTCCTTGGAGTGGACCAGCTACAACATTCAACGCTGGCTGACCTTGTAGACTACCACAAG GACGAACCCATCACTTCCCTGGGGAAGGAGCTGTTGCTTTACCCGTGTGGCCAAGAGGACCAAGAACCAGATTACATCTCTCTCTTTGAGTGA